A stretch of Halichondria panicea chromosome 1, odHalPani1.1, whole genome shotgun sequence DNA encodes these proteins:
- the LOC135338227 gene encoding uncharacterized protein LOC135338227: MGKPRPQSSASSPSDDQSLVQALANILSKVVKRLDHQESVLNSIEKKMSSASTSGSSGESTKKPKVALLVRSEVRRMYKALCEDDEEFVAFNTDQGKDTENTKVVDRLVKEVQGSNPAFQSGLIRSACYTYYRTLCQEGSLKRRGKLDERNRTRRKRERLVRKLQDRISTMNKCSMNEKDKKRWATVLFQDFMSSEDSHTESGTLITRPIAWRSHKLDSFFKNLDAGTEKSRSEQSNLNFEH, encoded by the exons ATGGGAAAGCCTCGACCTCAAAGCAGCGCTAGCTCACCATCAGATGATCAATCTCTTGTACAAGCTCTTGCCaacatactctcaaaagttgTGAAGCGCCTTGATCACCAAGAATCTGTTCTCAATTCTATTGAGAAGAAGATGTCATCAGCTTCAACATCAGGCAGCAGTGGGGAATCAACCAAGAAGCCAAAAGTTGCTCTACTTGTTCGG TCTGAAGTGCGAAGAATGTATAAAGCCCTTTGTGAAGATGATGAGGAGTTCGTAGCTTTCAACACTGATCAGGG CAAGGATACTGAAAACACGAAAGTTGTAGACCGACTTGTCAAGGAAGTTCAAGGTTCCAACCCCGCCTTTCAAAGTGGCCTCATTCGGT CTGCATGTTACACGTACTATCGTACATTATGCCAAGAGGGCTCACTCAAAAGAAGGGGCAAGTTAGACGAGCGTAACCGTACTAGGAGAAAAAGGGAACGACTTGTAAGG aaGCTTCAGGACAGGATTTCGACTATGAACAAATGCTCAATGAATGAAAAAGATAAGAAAAGGTGGGCAACTGTGCTGTTCCAAGACTTCATGTCAAGTGAAGACAGTCACACTGAATCTGGAACTCTCATCACGCGTCCAATTGCCTGGCGATCACACAAGTTGGACAGTTTCTTCAAGAATCTTGATGCAGGTACAGAAAAATCCAGATCGGAGCAATCCAATCTAAATTTCGAACACTAG